Within the Fischerella sp. PCC 9605 genome, the region AACGTCAATTAAAATTCCAAGATATTCATAGTGTTTTTTGGCGTAATTTCGCTAGTGTTAGTATTCCTTCCTTAGAAGATTCACATCAGCAAACGATCGCATTCAATGATTCGATGAGTTTGTTGCGAACATTGATCAAAGCTTGCCCAGCTCGTTGGGTAAACTCTTGGGAAGCATATCAGTTTCATAAAGAGAAACCCTTGCAACTTCATCAAGTTCAGCTTCTCGGAGTCAAAATTCCACAAACCCTAATTACTAACGATCCAGAACAAGTGATTAGGTTTGCCAAATCTCATCAGAAAGTCATTTTCAAGCCAGTTTATGGCGGTGCTTACACACAAATCCTAACCGAATCTCTTTTAGAACCAAAGCGACTAAATTTAGCTTTGAGTCTTGCTCCTATTACCCTACAAGAGTATATCCCAGGAACTAACATTCGCAGTTATGTGGTTGGCAACTTCGTTTATTCTGCGGAAATTCGCACTCACTGTTTAGACTTCCGAACAGACTTAGAAGCTGAGTTGCTTCCGGTGGAATTGCCACAACAAATTCAACAGCAGTGTCGAGACATTGCCAAAGCATTGTATCTAGAATGGACAGCCATTGATTGGCGTCAAACCCCTGCGGGTGAGTATGTTTTTCTAGAAGCAAATCCCAGTCCAATGTTTCTCCACTTCGAGCAACAAACGGGTTTTCCCATCACTGAGAAGTTAGTAGAGTTGTTAATGGATAATTGTTAGTTGTTGGTGGTTGGTGGTTGGTTGCTCCATAGACGCGCCTTCTTCGGCTTCCCGAAGGGTACAACAAATAACAAACAACAAATAACAAACTATTTAAAAGAATTTACGGTACTAATGCCATGACACCAGCAGGAGAACCAGAACCACCACGCAATCTCAAAACCCCGATCGCCAGGGTAGTTCCTTTGGGTGGTAGTTGATCCAAATTAGTGAGATTCTCTAGAACAATACGCGGTTTCTCTAAAACCAAGCGGTTGGTGGCAAAAGTCGTATCTTGCCCACAATCTACACCGTGAGTATCAATTCCAACTCCAGCTATTTGACGTTTATTGAGTAGAAACTGAGTTGCATCGCTGCCAAATCCAGGAAAATGCATACTTCCTTGATTATCCTGGTTCATAAATGCAGTGCGATCGCTCCATTTTTCTTGCCAACCTGTATACAACAATACAATATTATCCGTGGAAATCTCCCCGTGTTGCTCCTCCCACGCCAGAATATCGGCAACAGTGAGGGCATAATCTGGATTGTTTGCTACTTGTTCCCGGATATCAATTACTACCGCAGGTAAAACTAGCGACTCGGCGGGATATTGGTCAATTGCGACACCAGAATTGTAAAAACCGATCGGGGCGTTAATATGGGTAGCGCTATGTTCTCCCAAGGAAAAGCGCCGCAGATAATAGCCATCTTTTTCTAGTTTTGCTACTGTTTCAAATTCTATAGGTGAATCGCCTTGCCAACGAGGAATATCAGTGTCAATTACATGACTCAGATGGATAACCCGGGAGTAGGTGATATTTTTTAGGTTTTGTGGTGTGGGCATCTTGCCCGCAACCATTGATTTAACGGCAGGCGAGACGCCTACCCCACAAGAATTATCTTTATAATTTGGATAAGGACGAGTTAACCTCTCCAGCGTTGCCTCCATCACAGCACTAGTTTGACCTGTGACAGTAAATACCAAAGCTTCGCGGTATATTCGCTGTGCTGGATGATGCAGATAATTAGCTGCTCCGCTGGAAACTGTAATGGCTGCATGAGCTATGCGCGTTGCGAGGTCAATTGCCCAAGCCCGTAATTGTAACTTTTCTGCTAATTTTACACCTGAATTTTTTTGAGCTTTGCGAATGGTGGTGCGACACTCGCCTAGTTCTTGCTGAAAAGATGTAACGGCATTGCTGATAAAAGGCAGTGATTTCGTATTTGCGGCAGACTCAATAATATCTAGACCAGCGATCGCGCAGCCTGTAGCTAGAAAAGTGGCGCGGAGGACGTTATTTTTGTCATTTTCATGAATCCAACCAACAGGTTTAATGAAAACTACATGCTCTTGAGGTAAGAAGTAGCAACTCAAGGTAGCAGTGATGGTGTTAGTTGACGTCATCGCCGCCAATTGGGCTGGGGTAGTAAATGTTATGCTACCTCCTGACTCTTGTTCAGTTTCTTGAAAAGGCATAACCCCAAAAACAGCACGACCATCGGGCAGTGTGGCGGCGACGATAAAATCATCGAATATACCCCACCCAGTCACCCAAGGCACAACTCCATCTAGTTGATATCCTCCTGATACTGGTGTGGCTACGGTTAGCGGTTCACCTTCACGCCGTAACTGGGAAAAACCAACACCTACTAAAACTTCACCATTCCCCATGCGAGGTAAGTATTCCTGCTGAAGAGAGGAATTACTACTAGCAACGAGCATACCAGCTGCACTTTGGTGTTGAGTTTGCAGAAATGCTAAAGCGCCGGAATACCGGGCTACGAGTTCTTGAAAATGGGCAAAGGTTTCTTCACTAACTTCCTTTCCACCCCACTGGCGCGGAACGCGTAACGCCAGCAAACCCAACTTCCCAAGACCTCGCAAAGCCTGAAGCAGGGCATCTGGGTCGATGTCTATCTCGTTGGCTTTACCTGCAACTTGATTGAGCAAGTATGACTCGGCTGTATCCAAAACAGAGAAAATGTCTTTCGGAAACACTTGGCGATCGCAATCCATAGGCTTTCGCTAGCTTACCAAATTTAGAAGGGGAAAGGGAAAAGGCAACTTGAAGAGGGGTAAAGGGAAAAGGTTAAAGGGTAAAGGAATAATTCTTCCCTTCTGCTTTCGCCATTCCCCTCTGCCTCCAGTGAAGGCTTACCCCTACCCCTGTCAAGGTGTGAGTCTTGGAAATGGATTTTTCTTGGTGTCTTTGTGTCTTGGTGAGGAACGCGGTCTTGGGGAGGCAGTGCGGTCTTGGGGAGGCGCGGGTGCGGAACCTGCGTCCGCACATAGAGCGCCGTGGTTCCCCCCATGAGCACCTGCCGTGGTTTCCCCCATGAGCGACTGGTGAACCCGTAAGGGCTTCTGCCTTTAGGGGGGACTGGCGTAGACGCCCCTTGTGGGCGGCTCAAGGTAGAGTACCCGTAGACGCGCAGCGGTGAACCAGCGCGCTCCAAAGGGGGTTCTCCCCCAATCCCCACTCCCTGTCGGTCGTGAGGGCCCCGAGTCCCCCATGAGCGACTGGTGAACCCGGAGGGCTTCTCGCAGAGTAGGGTGGTGAAAAAAGAATGATCGAAACACTAAGACACAAAGACACAAAGAGGAAAATAGTCTTCTCTACTAAGATAATGGTTCGTTTTTTACCCACCTTGACAGGGCTACCCTTTCTCCCTTACCCCTAATAAAGAATCCCCCCAAACTCTGTAAACCACAGATTTTGGAGGGTTCAAATGTTGCAGCAAAAAGTGAATTAATAATAGGTTAACAGCCAATATGTTAATTTTTGACTAAGCTTTAATTAAATTTACGTAAATCCCTGAAAATAATTGCGTATCTAGCAACTTCAAAAAAGAAAAATATAATACTTAAATCTATGTAAAATCCAGTAAGTTTTTTATCTAAGTCTGATATGGTCAAAATTTATGTTCTTTGTTAAACAATGTATATGAGGGGACAAACCCCTCATGTCATCTCGAATTTTGAATTTTGGGTTGAACAAGCTTTATTTTACCAATATTCACTATTCTTGCAGCCGATCGCATCCCTTATATTTTCCTGGGGAAATGAGGCGGGAAATGCTAATGGCTCGGTGTATTGTTTAAGATTATGACTGTTGCAGCGGAATGGCAACTACAAACTCAGCTCCTTTACCAGGTGCTGAAATACACTGAAGCTTGCCCATGTGTTTTTCAACAATAATCTTGTAGCTAATTGATAAACCCATACCCGTACCTTTACCTACGGGTTTGGTTGTGAAGAAGGGATCAAATAGCTTTTGCCGTACTTCCTCCGTCATACCAGAACCATTGTCGGCAATACGGATAAACACGAAATTGTCTTGAATTTCAGTGCGAATGTGAATCTGTGGGGTGGTCATTTGTCCTACCCTGCGGGAAGCCGAAGAAGGCGCGTCTATGTCATTAGTCATTTGTTGAGAGTCATGTACTAATGACAAATGACGATTGACAAATGACTCTTCTAGAGCATCAATCGCATTTGCCAACAGATTCATAAACACCTGATTGAGCTGTCCGGCGTAGCAATCTACCAATGGCAATTCGCCGTACTCTTTAATGATCTGAATTTCCTGATGTTCTGGCTTCGCTTTGAGGCGATTTTGTAGCAGTAGTAAAGTATTATCAATACCTTCATGGATATCAACCGCTTTCATGTCGGCTTCATCCAAGCGGGAGAAGTTGCGTAAAGACAGAACAATCTGACGAATGCGATCGGTTCCTATCCTCATGGAAGTCAAAAGTTTAGGCAAATCTTGGCAAAGAAACTCCAGATCGATCGCCTCTATTTCTTCTTCAATCTCTGGTACTGGATTGGGATAGTGCTGTTGGTAAAGTTCGACTAGATGCAGCAAGTCTTGGGCATATTCACTAGCGTGAGTGATATTCCCATGAATAAAGTTCACCGGGTTATTAATTTCATGGGCAACACCAGCAACCAACTGCCCCAAGCTTGACATCTTTTCGTTTTGGATCAATTGCGCCTGCGTCGCTTGGAGTTCTTGCAAAGTCTCTTCTAACTGCTGCGCTTTTTCTTGGGCAGTTTGGGCAGCAATACGACTTTGTTTGTAGAGTTCTGCTTGATCAATAGCTATGGCAATTTGATCGGTAACAGCCAGCAGTAATTCTACTTCACTATCTAGCCAATGTCGGGAGCCAGTAAAGTAACTACAGCTTAAAGCACCAATTTCACCAGATTGAGTATGAATTGGCAGTATCAATGTGGCAGTCAAACCCAAACTTACAAAGAAGTGTCGTGAGATGGGATCGGCTACGGCTTCGACATCATCTACTCTGATGATTTCTTTGTTGAAAACTTTTTGTGCGATTAATCCTATCTCTTCACTAGTTGGTCGAAAATCCAGCAAACTGGGTATGGCAATATTTTTAGCCTCCTGAAACACTTCCCAGTGTGGTGGTTGCACATCAGTACGATACCAAGTGAAACTGCACAAATCGATCTGTAATAAATTGCGAATCTCAGTGACAGCAATCTCCATAATAGTACTGATATCTAAAGAAGCTCGAATTTGGCTGGCAAGACGGTTGAGTAGTGCTTCTTTGGAGGCAAGTTCTCGAAATTGTCGCTCTGATTGCCGCAGTGCGTCTTCTGTGCGCTGGCGTTGTAGTTCTGCTGTGGCGCGTGCAGCAAAGATACTCAGAATTGCTTTAGCACGTTCCTCTTCTAGCATCGGTTTTGTATCAAAGACGGCAATATGACCGATCGCCACTCCAAATGAATCGATAAACGACGCTCCCAAGTAACTTTCTGCCTGCATGGCTGCTAAATCCCCATCAAGAGGAAATAGTTGCTGCACTCCAAACAGATAGTAAGCCATTCCCTGTTTAGCGACATTTTCGCAAGGAGTATTAGCCAGATCGTACTCAAAGTTTTCTCTGAGACTATCACCAGCCCAGAATGCTAAAACTTGGGCTTTGGTATATTCTGTACCGACTTTTTCCGCTACCAAGGCATAACGGACTCCCAAGGCGGCTGCTAAATGACGCACGAGTGCAGGGAAAAATTCCTCACCTGTAACCGCAGCTGTTCCAGCTACAAGTGCTTGCAAAGCTTCTTCGGTTTGTTTGCGTTCCGTAATATCACGGACAATTGCCAAAACCTCATCTTCACCGCTAGGTACTACCCGTGCTTCATAATCGCGCAATTCGCCTTTCGTTGGCAGTTGATATTCAAAAATTTGGATGCTGCCTTGATTCAGAGCTTGTTCGGTATAAGAAATTGCCTGTTGTGCTAAGTCGGGTGGCAATAATTCACAGACTGATTTACCAATGATTTCATGTGCAGGTACTGCTAGTTCTGCGTCTTTTGCCGCCATATAGTCTAGATAGACGCCTTCTCTGTTAGAGCGAAACATTAGATCGGGGATGGCATCCAGCATGGCTCGATTTCTAGCCTCACTTTTTTGCAATGCCTCTTCAGCACGTTTGCGATCGCTAATATCTGTCAGCATTCCTAGCGTGCCAAGATACTGCTCAGCATCGTCAAAAATCGGATTGGTGGCAATCATTGCCCACAACTCGGAACCATCTTTGCGGCAGAATTTAAAATCGTGCTGTTCAGCAACGCCTTGACGCCGACGCTCTAAATTTTCGGCTGCGATCGCTTGCCCTTCTGCATCCATAAAGGCAAACAAAGGCATTCCGATCATTTCCTCAACTGTATAGCCAAGCATCTGAGCAATTTTGGGATTGGCAAAGCTCGTCTTGCCTTCTAAATCGAGTATCCAAATTCCCTCTGCTGCTGTCTCGATCAAGCGGCGATACTGGGCTTCATTTTGGCGTAGGGATTGTTCGGCAAGTTTGCGATCGCTAACATCACGAGCTATACCATAAATCAATTGCTGTTCCGGTACTGTTTTTGATGTCCACAACAGCCATTTATAAGAGCCGTCTTTGCAGCGGTAACGGTTTTCAAAGGAGATGACCTCATTACCTGTGGCGAGTTTTTGTGCTGCGGCAATGGTTGCTTCTCGGTCGTCCGGATGTACAAATTCAATAAATGGGAAAGCTTTAAGTTCTTCCTGCGTCCATCCTAAGGCTTCTTCCCAAGCAGGGTTGAGTTGCTTGAAGTAACCATCGAATCCCGTGATACACAGCATTTCCAGTGGGATCTGAAAAAATCGATTTCTTTCTTGTTCTGCTTGCTTGCGAACAGTGATATCCCGCGCTACCCAGATAACGGTGTCTTGTGGCAATGGTGACACACTAGCAGCAAACCAGACTTCCGCGTTGTTAATACTCAAGCAGTATTCAAAATTGATAGTTTCCTGGTTGGTAATTGCACGCTGAATTTTGTCTAGAAAGAAATCAGCTTGCGATCGCCCAAATACATCATGCAGTGTCTTACCAATCAAATCCTCTGGCGGTTTGTACAATGAGATGGGATTAGTCGGTGCAATTTTGAGATAGTATCCTTGTGCATCTAAAACAAGGATGACATCGCTCATCGCAGCGAACAAAGCTCGCAGTTCTGCTTCTGCTTGTTGGCGTTGGGTAATTTCTGTTTGCAGCTGGACGTTGACATCACTCAAGCTAGCGATCGCACTTTTTAGTTCTGTTGTCCGTTCTTCAACACGATTTTCTAGCTGTTGTTTGGTTTCTTCCAAAGCTAATTCTGCTAGTTTGCGTTCGGTGATGTCTATGAGTGTACCCATCATCCGTACTGCTTGCCCGTTGCGATCGCGTAAAACATCTCCCTTGCCTCTCACCCAGCGAACAGTACTATCCTGCAAGACAATGCGAAAATCAGCATCATAGTTAGTTCGTTCCTCTAAAGTATTCCGAATCGCCCCAGTCACAATCGAGCGATCGCTACGGTGAATGCACTTGAGAAAAGCTTTGTAGTTCGTAGGTAAGGAATTTGATCTCCAGCCAAAAAGATGCTCTACCTGTTCAGAGCAACTGATTTTACCTGTTCTGAAATTCCAATCCCAAACTCCCATTTCTGCTGCATCTAACGCTAGCCGCAGCCTGGATTCACTCTCGATGAATGAGATTTTTTTTACTTTTACTTCAGTAATATCTACAACATAGCCAATATAGCCAGCAAAGCCGCCATCTGCTGCAAATCGTGGTGCAGCTGTATCTAAAATCCATCGATATTCGCCATCAGCACGACGTAGCCGATATTGTCTGTGAAACTGCTGTCGTGTCTCAAAGCTTGTTAAGTATATATCCTGACACTGCTGTCGATCTTCTGGATGTACTCCTTCCATCCAACCATTGCCTACCTCTTGCAGGTGCGATCGCCCCGTAAATTGCAGCCAAGCAGAATTAAAGTAGTTATAAAGTGTGTCGCATCCAGCCATCCAGATCATCACAGGAGCAGTATCTGCCAGCATACTCAGTGATTCTTCGCCCTGTTGGATTGCTGTCACCAATACAGTATCTTCCACGTGCCTGCTATTATCAATGTCATCTTGCAGCTTTTCAGGAAACACTTAAGACCTGCCTGTTCTAATCAAATTTACTGAGTCAATAGTCTTAAAATCAACAAATAAAATATAAGTAAGAAATCTCTTTACCATTTCACAAAATTCTTGATACAAATCCTTCCCCTTATCTTCCTTGTCTCCCTAGTCGCCAAATGTGTCAGACTTATAGTGAAACGGTATTATTCCACTTCCAGCCAGCCCTCTCTGGAAAATTTGTAATTTATTTGACTGTGGAATTGCCAGAGTGTAATCACGGTAATTGTGGCGTACTCCCAGCATTACTCCCTGGCGATCGGTTAAATAGCAAGCTTGTCCACCTTCTCAGGTTTAGCCACGTTCGGGTGGAAAAAAGAGTACGGGATACCAGCTATGACGCAATAATTCCGCCGCAAAACTAGAAACCAACCATTCTTGGGGTTTACCTATCGTTTCAGAAGACACGGCGATCGCACTAATATCAGCCATTGCAGCCGTCTCTAAAATCTGGCTGACAGGATAGCCTTCCCGAACTTCTGTCTCCACTTGTAAATTTA harbors:
- a CDS encoding MvdC/MvdD family ATP grasp protein, which encodes MNILILGNSSDAHAVRLQNALTQAGATVDYLDTRMFPSQIRISWEPNSLMGSLKLSAQRQLKFQDIHSVFWRNFASVSIPSLEDSHQQTIAFNDSMSLLRTLIKACPARWVNSWEAYQFHKEKPLQLHQVQLLGVKIPQTLITNDPEQVIRFAKSHQKVIFKPVYGGAYTQILTESLLEPKRLNLALSLAPITLQEYIPGTNIRSYVVGNFVYSAEIRTHCLDFRTDLEAELLPVELPQQIQQQCRDIAKALYLEWTAIDWRQTPAGEYVFLEANPSPMFLHFEQQTGFPITEKLVELLMDNC
- a CDS encoding cyclase family protein; translation: MDCDRQVFPKDIFSVLDTAESYLLNQVAGKANEIDIDPDALLQALRGLGKLGLLALRVPRQWGGKEVSEETFAHFQELVARYSGALAFLQTQHQSAAGMLVASSNSSLQQEYLPRMGNGEVLVGVGFSQLRREGEPLTVATPVSGGYQLDGVVPWVTGWGIFDDFIVAATLPDGRAVFGVMPFQETEQESGGSITFTTPAQLAAMTSTNTITATLSCYFLPQEHVVFIKPVGWIHENDKNNVLRATFLATGCAIAGLDIIESAANTKSLPFISNAVTSFQQELGECRTTIRKAQKNSGVKLAEKLQLRAWAIDLATRIAHAAITVSSGAANYLHHPAQRIYREALVFTVTGQTSAVMEATLERLTRPYPNYKDNSCGVGVSPAVKSMVAGKMPTPQNLKNITYSRVIHLSHVIDTDIPRWQGDSPIEFETVAKLEKDGYYLRRFSLGEHSATHINAPIGFYNSGVAIDQYPAESLVLPAVVIDIREQVANNPDYALTVADILAWEEQHGEISTDNIVLLYTGWQEKWSDRTAFMNQDNQGSMHFPGFGSDATQFLLNKRQIAGVGIDTHGVDCGQDTTFATNRLVLEKPRIVLENLTNLDQLPPKGTTLAIGVLRLRGGSGSPAGVMALVP
- a CDS encoding PAS domain S-box protein, encoding MFPEKLQDDIDNSRHVEDTVLVTAIQQGEESLSMLADTAPVMIWMAGCDTLYNYFNSAWLQFTGRSHLQEVGNGWMEGVHPEDRQQCQDIYLTSFETRQQFHRQYRLRRADGEYRWILDTAAPRFAADGGFAGYIGYVVDITEVKVKKISFIESESRLRLALDAAEMGVWDWNFRTGKISCSEQVEHLFGWRSNSLPTNYKAFLKCIHRSDRSIVTGAIRNTLEERTNYDADFRIVLQDSTVRWVRGKGDVLRDRNGQAVRMMGTLIDITERKLAELALEETKQQLENRVEERTTELKSAIASLSDVNVQLQTEITQRQQAEAELRALFAAMSDVILVLDAQGYYLKIAPTNPISLYKPPEDLIGKTLHDVFGRSQADFFLDKIQRAITNQETINFEYCLSINNAEVWFAASVSPLPQDTVIWVARDITVRKQAEQERNRFFQIPLEMLCITGFDGYFKQLNPAWEEALGWTQEELKAFPFIEFVHPDDREATIAAAQKLATGNEVISFENRYRCKDGSYKWLLWTSKTVPEQQLIYGIARDVSDRKLAEQSLRQNEAQYRRLIETAAEGIWILDLEGKTSFANPKIAQMLGYTVEEMIGMPLFAFMDAEGQAIAAENLERRRQGVAEQHDFKFCRKDGSELWAMIATNPIFDDAEQYLGTLGMLTDISDRKRAEEALQKSEARNRAMLDAIPDLMFRSNREGVYLDYMAAKDAELAVPAHEIIGKSVCELLPPDLAQQAISYTEQALNQGSIQIFEYQLPTKGELRDYEARVVPSGEDEVLAIVRDITERKQTEEALQALVAGTAAVTGEEFFPALVRHLAAALGVRYALVAEKVGTEYTKAQVLAFWAGDSLRENFEYDLANTPCENVAKQGMAYYLFGVQQLFPLDGDLAAMQAESYLGASFIDSFGVAIGHIAVFDTKPMLEEERAKAILSIFAARATAELQRQRTEDALRQSERQFRELASKEALLNRLASQIRASLDISTIMEIAVTEIRNLLQIDLCSFTWYRTDVQPPHWEVFQEAKNIAIPSLLDFRPTSEEIGLIAQKVFNKEIIRVDDVEAVADPISRHFFVSLGLTATLILPIHTQSGEIGALSCSYFTGSRHWLDSEVELLLAVTDQIAIAIDQAELYKQSRIAAQTAQEKAQQLEETLQELQATQAQLIQNEKMSSLGQLVAGVAHEINNPVNFIHGNITHASEYAQDLLHLVELYQQHYPNPVPEIEEEIEAIDLEFLCQDLPKLLTSMRIGTDRIRQIVLSLRNFSRLDEADMKAVDIHEGIDNTLLLLQNRLKAKPEHQEIQIIKEYGELPLVDCYAGQLNQVFMNLLANAIDALEESFVNRHLSLVHDSQQMTNDIDAPSSASRRVGQMTTPQIHIRTEIQDNFVFIRIADNGSGMTEEVRQKLFDPFFTTKPVGKGTGMGLSISYKIIVEKHMGKLQCISAPGKGAEFVVAIPLQQS